From one Thermanaeromonas sp. C210 genomic stretch:
- the argS gene encoding arginine--tRNA ligase, protein MNLVQEMKARLARALTEAAASARAAGEVAYDELPTFVLEVPREKHHGDFAANLAFLLAKQARMSPRQLAEILLRYLERPIPGVAKVDVAGPGFINFTLEGNWALPVLPAVLAEDEYYGWSNIGRGEKVQVEFVSANPTGLLHMGHARGAALGDTIANLLAATGFDVTREFYINDAGNQIENFALSLEARYLQALGVDAEVPEEGYHGHDLIDTVRRFIDQVGDKYLDADPALRREMLVRFALEEKLTAIRKTLEDFGVYFDVWFSEQSLHDAGAVARVLNDLKERGYLYEKDGALWFKATLLGEEKDEVVVRQNGLPTYFAADIAYHRNKFERGFSRIINVWGADHHGHVARLKGAMAALGYDPDRLEIVLMQLVRLFKGGELLRMSKRTGQYVTLEELLEEVGRDAARYFFVMIKPDSHLDFDLDLARSQTAENPVYYVQYAHARICSILRLARERGIEVPSPQEVDLRCLSHPAELELVKKIAELPETVIGAARALEPHRLTRYAQELASLFHNFYTNCRVLADEENLRGARLILVTATRITLRNVLRLLGVSAPERM, encoded by the coding sequence GGTAGCTTACGACGAGCTGCCCACTTTTGTGCTTGAAGTGCCCAGGGAAAAGCATCATGGAGATTTCGCGGCCAATCTGGCCTTTCTCCTGGCCAAACAGGCCCGCATGTCCCCCCGGCAGCTGGCGGAAATCCTCCTCCGTTACCTGGAAAGGCCCATACCCGGGGTGGCCAAGGTGGATGTAGCCGGCCCGGGGTTTATTAATTTTACCCTGGAGGGGAACTGGGCCCTTCCCGTCTTACCCGCCGTCCTGGCCGAGGACGAGTATTACGGCTGGTCTAATATAGGCCGGGGAGAAAAGGTCCAGGTGGAGTTCGTAAGCGCCAATCCCACCGGCCTCCTGCACATGGGGCATGCCCGGGGAGCGGCGCTGGGCGATACCATTGCCAACTTGCTGGCCGCCACGGGGTTCGACGTCACCCGCGAGTTCTATATAAACGATGCCGGCAACCAAATCGAGAACTTTGCCCTGTCCCTGGAGGCCCGTTATCTCCAGGCCCTGGGCGTAGATGCCGAAGTACCGGAGGAAGGGTACCACGGTCACGACCTCATCGACACGGTCCGCCGCTTCATTGACCAGGTGGGGGACAAGTACCTGGATGCCGATCCGGCCCTTCGGCGGGAGATGCTGGTGCGCTTTGCCCTGGAGGAGAAACTGACGGCCATCCGAAAAACCCTGGAGGATTTCGGGGTCTACTTCGACGTTTGGTTTAGCGAGCAGAGCCTCCACGACGCGGGGGCCGTAGCCCGGGTCCTCAATGACCTGAAGGAGAGGGGCTACCTCTACGAAAAGGACGGGGCCCTATGGTTTAAAGCCACCCTCCTGGGAGAAGAAAAGGACGAGGTGGTAGTGCGCCAGAACGGCCTGCCCACTTATTTTGCCGCGGACATAGCCTACCACCGGAACAAATTTGAGCGGGGTTTCAGCCGTATTATTAATGTCTGGGGCGCCGACCACCACGGCCATGTGGCCCGGCTTAAAGGAGCCATGGCCGCCCTGGGGTACGATCCCGACAGGCTGGAAATCGTCCTCATGCAGCTCGTCCGCCTTTTCAAGGGCGGGGAGCTCCTGCGCATGTCCAAGCGGACGGGTCAATACGTTACCCTGGAGGAGCTTTTGGAAGAGGTGGGTCGGGATGCTGCCCGGTACTTCTTCGTGATGATTAAACCCGATAGCCACCTGGACTTCGACCTGGACCTGGCGCGCTCCCAGACGGCCGAAAATCCCGTCTATTACGTCCAGTACGCCCATGCCCGTATCTGCAGTATCTTGCGCTTGGCCCGGGAACGGGGCATAGAGGTGCCTTCGCCGCAGGAAGTGGACCTAAGGTGCCTGAGCCACCCGGCGGAGCTGGAACTGGTCAAGAAGATCGCCGAACTGCCGGAAACCGTTATCGGCGCAGCCCGGGCCCTGGAGCCCCACCGCCTCACCCGTTACGCCCAGGAGCTGGCTTCCCTTTTCCACAACTTTTACACCAATTGCCGGGTGCTGGCCGACGAAGAGAATTTGCGCGGTGCGCGCCTCATCCTGGTCACTGCTACCCGGATAACCCTGCGCAACGTTTTACGACTTTTAGGTGTTAGCGCTCCCGAGAGGATGTAA